DNA from Litoribacterium kuwaitense:
CGCAGATACCGTGGAGCGACTGGAGGCGTCCAAACTGACGAAGAAGTTCAGCATGAAAATCGTTTAAATACCGTTCGTAAACAAATCTATAGCCGATTAATTCAACTGGATGACGATCTCAAAAAAGCAAAAACCGTGAAAGAGCGATGCATCGCTGTATTTGAATTTCTTGAGCAAACAGAGGTCGTAAAAACGTTGGAAAAGCTTGCTGAGCAAGATGAAGACAGCGGCGATATGGTCAAGGCACGCGAGCATCAACAGGCATGGCAAGCAATCATTGATTTGTTTGATCAGCTTGTAGAAACATCTGGCCAGGAAGGTATGTCGCTCAGCCTTTTTAAGGAAGTGACTTTATCCGGGCTGGAGAGCTTAAATTTTGCGCTCGTCCCTCCTGCTGTAGATCAAGTGATTGTTGCTACACTCGATCAGTCGCGGGTGACTGGAATTCAAGCGGCCTTTGTCCTTGGCGTAAATGATGGCGTTCTCCCGTTAAACGTTCAAGAAAGCAGTCTATTGAGTGAGGAGGAGCGGGAGCATTTGCAAGAAGAAGGCTTCTCTTTAGCACCAAGCTCTAGACAGCGAATGGCTGATGAGACGTTTATGGCCTATACTGCATTTACAAAAGCTTCAGCTAAACTATACGTCACCTATCCGCTCGCTGATGAAGAAGGAAAGACGTTAATGCCTTCTCAATGGATTGCAAGATTAAATGAAATGTTTCCAACAACCAAATCGGAGCGTATCATCGTTGGAGATCCGTCAGAGGATTTACCGGAGGCGCAAATGAATTATATTGTTCGCCCAAGACAAGCACTGTCTTTATTAGCGACACAGCTGTCGCATGCTAAACGGGGGTATCCTGTTCATGATACGTGGTGGGCTGCGTACAATTTTTTTATGCAGCATGAAGAATGGCAAGTTCTGAGCCGAATGATTTTGCAAAGTCTATTTTTTGAAAACGAGGCGAAGCGTTTAACGAAAGAAACAAGTCGGCAGCTGTACGGTGACAAAATTCAAACAAGCGTTTCGCGAATGGAGACCTTTCAAGCTTGTTCTTTTTCCCACTTTTCGGGGTATGGACTTGGTTTGAAAGAACGAGCTGTTTTTCGACTTGGCGCTCCTGATATCGGTGAATTATTTCATTCCGCAATTAAAGAAATGAACGTATTTTTACAAAACAATAAGAAAAGCTGGAGCGATCTCGCAGATAAAGAATGTGAAGAGCTTGCTAGCAACACAGTAGAAAAACTTGCTCCAAGAATTCAAAAAGAGATTCTCTTGAGCAGTTCACGTCATTTGTATGTACTTAAAAAGCTTAAAAGTATTGTTTCAAGAACGGCAATGGTGCTCCGCTCACACCAGCAGCAAAGTGGATTTGTACCTTTTAAAAATGAGGTGGGGTTTGGTCCTGGCGAGGAGATTGATTCACCAATTTTCACACTGAGTAATGGGGTGAAGATGCAGTTGGTTGGGCGAATTGACCAAGTGGATATTGCCCGAACCGATCAAGGCCCTTTGCTGCGGGTCATTGATTACAAATCAAGTGCAAGAGGGCTGAGCCTTGCTGAAGTGTATTATGGACTTTCCTTACAAATGCTCGTGTATTTAGATGTCATCGTAAGTGAAGCAGTACAGTGGCTAGATGAGAAAAGTGCTCTTCCTGCGGGGATGCTATATTTTCATATTCATAATCCACTCGTGAGTGGAAGCTATAACGATTCCCGAGAGACGATTGAAGAGAAAGTGCTAGAGCAATTTCGGATGAAGGGCTACATGCTCGCTGATGATACAGTCGCATCAATGATGGACCAGAGCGTACAACAGAGTGAAAAGTCAAAGATCGCTCCATTCAAACGAAAGAAGGACGGAGGCTTTGATGCGTATTCCTCGGTAATCAGTACGGAAAACATGACGACGCTTAGAAAATATGCTCGCTTTTTAATGAAGCGAATTGGATTGCAAATTACGGAGGGTCAGACGACAATATCTCCGTATGTTTATAAAAATCAGACGCCATGTACGTATTGTGCATTTAAAAAAGTGTGCCAAGTAGACGAATCATTAGCTGAAAATAAGGCTCGTCTGCTTTTCCCAGATAAAGATGCAAATGTCATTCATCACATGATTGAGCAGCTTGGAGAAGAAGGGGGAGAAGAGAATGAATGAAGACTTTGCCCCACCGCTAGGGAGTAAATGGACGAAAGATCAATGGCAAGCCATAGTCGATGGAGGACAATCACTACTTGTTTCTGCTGCTGCTGGCTCAGGGAAGACAGCCGTACTCGTCGAACGAATTATCCAAAAAGTAACAAATGACGAGTATCCTATTGATATAGATCGTATGCTTGTCGTTACTTTTACAAATGCAGCGGCTGCGGAAATGAAAAGTCGGGTTGCGTCTGCTTTGGAAAAAGAGTTAATCAAACAGCCTTCTTCGTTGCATTTACGTCGACAGTTGTTACTCGTTAATCGTGCGTCGATTTCAACATTGCATGCTTTCTGTATGAAGTTAGTTAGGCAATATCACCATATCACCGATATTGATCCGGCTTTCCGAATTGGAGATCCGACAGAGATGGAATTCCTTCAGGAAGAGGCCTTAGAAGAGTTATTGGAAACAGAGTACGGGCAGGAAGACAACCAGGCGTTTTTTGATTTGGTTGATCGCTATAGCGCCGATCGTCATGATATAGATGTGGCCCAGTACATTAAACGTTTATATGAATTTTCGCGAGCGCACCCGTGGCCCTTTCATTGGCTGCAATCCCTGCAAGAGATGTATCAGCATGAAGGCGAAGGTACAATCGATGATTCGATGTACGGTCAAGTGGTTTTGGATGCAGTTCAAGTAAAGGCAAACAGTTGGGAAGCCTTACTTAAAGAAGCATGTTTAATTTGTGGACAGGATGGCGGTCCTGCCTCATATCTAAATCAGCTGGAAACCGAAGTCGCAACCATTCAAGCATTCAATAACGCATGTCAACATTCATGGAATAAAGCTGCAGAGATCAGTGCCAACAGTCCGTTTACACGCTTACCGTCTATCCGAAAGAATGATGGTGTAGATGAAGAGCTAAAAACAGCCGTAACGAACATAAGGAACAAAATAAAAAAAGACTGGAACGACGTATATACAACGTATTTTGCAAGAAAGCCTGACTCTTATTTAGACGATTTGCTTAAGCTAGCACCAGTAGTCGGTGAGTTTAAACGGCTTGTCATTAAATTCCATCAACGGTATGAAGCAAAAAAGCAGCAGCGGGGCGTTGTAGACTTTTCTGATTTAGAACATGCGGCGTTAGCGATTTTAAGAGCGCCTGAATCTACACCTGGCAAAGTCATTCCTTCAGAAGCTGCGTGTAGTCTAAGTGAGTTCTTTGAAGAAGTGATGGTCGATGAGTACCAAGATACAAACCTCGTTCAGGAGGCGCTTATTGAATTAGTATCCCGGCAAGCTCAGGAAAAGGGAAATCGTTTTATGGTCGGTGATGTAAAGCAGTCTATTTACCGATTTCGTTTAGCAGAGCCTACACTTTTTACAGAGAAGTACAGGCTATTTTCAACTGAGCAAGGTGGTAAAAAAATTGATTTGGCCATGAATTTTCGAAGTCGGGCAAGTGTTTTAGAGGCCACGAATGTTGTCTTTCGTCAGCTTATGGATGAAAAGGTCGCCGGCATCGCCTATGATTCCTCCGCAGAGCTAGTAGCAGGACTGCGAGGTACATATACCGAGAACAACCATTTTTCTCCAGAGTTATTGGTGATTGATGGTGCTGATCAAGCAGAAAACGTACACATTGAGGATGAAGAGACAGATAAAGCTGTGTTTGAAGGGCGTCTGATCGCGCAAAAAATTAAGTCATGGGTATCTCGGCCTGATCTTTACGCTGTTTACGATAAAGACAGTGACCAAAGCCGGCCTGCGCAGTATCGGGATATCGTCATTTTGCTGCGATCAATGCCGTGGGCTTCGGCAATCATGGACACGCTACGGGAAGAAGGGATTCCTGTATATGCTGAATTAGGTGGCGGCTATTTTGATGCGACTGAAGTGTCGGTTATGCTCTCTTTACTCCAAATCATTGATAATCCGTATCAAGATATTCCGTTAGCGGGTGTCCTCCGTTCACCGATTGTCGGTTTGGATGAAGAGCTGTTAGCAAACATTCGTTTAGTTGATCGAAAAAGCTCTTTTTTTGAAGCTGTGGAGACATACGTATCCGAAGGAAGCGATCATGCCCTCGTGACGACACTCCAGCTGTTTTTAGGGAGATTGAAAAAATGGCGAAAACGTGCAACCTCGCTGTCCGTTGCTGATTTAATTTATGAGCTCTATAGAGATACAGGATACATCGATTTTGTCGGAGGACTGCCTGGCGGAAAGCAGAGGCAGGCAAATCTACGTGCTTTATATGATCGGGCAAAACAATATGAAGACACGTCATTTCGAGGGTTGTTTCGGTTTTTACGCTTTATTGAGTGGATGCAAGAACGTGGAGACGATCTTGGAGTAGCACGCGCTTTAGGTGAGCAGGAGGATGTCGTGCGTATCATGACGATCCATAAAAGTAAAGGGCTTGAATTTCCTTTTGTTTTACTTGCTGGACTTGGCCGGTCATTTAATAGGCAGGACGTGAAAGGAAAACTGTTGCTTCACCAGCATCTTGGACTGGGAACGCAAATGATTCGGCCGGAGTCTAGGTATCGGTACCCAACGCTGGCACAGCTTGCGATCATAGAACAGTTAAAAAAGGAACAAATTGCTGAAGAGATGCGAGTGCTTTATGTCGCAATGACACGTGCGCGTGAGAAGCTTTGTATGATTGGAACACTGAACAATGCAGAAAAAACGATTCAAGCTTATGAATTGAGCGCAGCGATGAGACATGATGGACGATTACCAGAAGCTGTTCGGGTAGACGCGAAAGCCTATATAGACTGGCTATACCCTGCGCTATTGCCTGATCAAGCTAATGAAGACCCGGTTGTATCCGTGGAAGTGATCCCTCAGTCTTCATTATTAAAAGGTAAGTCGTCTTCAGCGGAAAAACCGTTCGCCTTTGATACCGTGCAGCAAGGTCATGCTGTCGAAGTGGATGATGTAATGAGTGCCACGGTCGAGGCGCGACTTACATGGAAGTACGGTAAGCTTCATCTTACAAAAGCGAAGGCTAAACAAACGGTTACAGAGTTAAAGAGAAAAATGGATCTTACAGATGAACATATGTTTGACTATGACCAGATGCCGATGCTGCAAGTCCCGTCGGTACGCTCTTCGTCAATGGAGCGTCCACGCTTTATGCAGGATAAACAATCATCGTTAACACCGGCAGAGCGAGGGACAGCACTGCATGCGGCATTGCAACGAATAAATTGGCAATCGATCCATACAGTTTCGGACGTTGCAAAAGAACTGGAGGCGCTCGTTCATAAAAAACAGCTGACGCCTGAGCAACGTGAGTCGCTAGATGCAGAAAAGTTGTTTCCTTTTTTTGAGCATCCGGTGATTGAGCGTATTCAACGAGCAAAACGCGTTTTCGAGAAATTCCTTTCACCTATGGTCTTTCAGCTCAACTCCTCGGCCTCGGGGATGACGAAGATCCGATCATGATTCAAGGGATGATTGACATCGTTTGGGAGGAAGAAGATGGTTGGTGTCTTTTAGATTACAAGACAGATCGAATTCTCGGACGCTATGAAAATAAAGCGATAGGAATTCAAAGGTTAACAGAAGCTTATCGACGTCAAATTCAGCTTTATTGCTACGCACTGCAGCAAATTTGGCGGACACCTGTTCTTCAAAGCTATTTGTATTTTATGGACGTGCACGAAGCAATAGAAGTGCCCGAGGCAAGTGTGGATGAAATGTTTTCTAGTTTGATAAAGGGGGAGACACGTTGAGAATCTTGCATACTGCCGATTGGCATTTGGGGAAATCCCTAGAGGGCAGGGATCGCATGCTGGAGCAGGAAGCTTTTTTACAAGAAATTTTAGAGATTGCGGATGATCAACAAGTAGACGCGATTTTAATGGCTGGCGACGTGTTTGATACAGTCAATCCCTCAGCTGCTGCAGAAACGTTATTTTACAATTACGCTTTAAAAATGGCGTCTCCAAAACGTCCTTTGTTTGTGATTGCTGGAAATCATGATCATCCCGAACGTTTAATCGCAGCGAAGTCAATCGCCGAAAGCCAAGGAATTTATATATGGGGGCCACCAGTTCCAACGATGGCGTCAATGCCATTAGGAGAAAAACAGGAGCTTTTACAGCTAGCGGTGCTACCTTATCCTTCCGAATCTCGTCTCGCCAGCTACTTAAGTAAAGAGATCGATGAGCATGCGCTTCAGCAAGCGTATAACGAAAAAGTCGGCGCTCTTTTTCGTTCATTGAATGCATCTTACCAGACCGATGCGGTCAAGATTGCGACAAGTCACTTGTTTGCAATTGGTGGTCGAGCGGAAGGGGTTGAGCGTCCGATTGAGGTCGGAGGCGCTTATACTGTAGAGACAAATCAATTCCCACAGCAAGCACAGTATGTTGCTTTAGGGCATTTACATCGCCCACAAACGTTAAAAGGGAACCCTTTGGCGCGATATTCCGGCTCCCCCCTTGCGTATAGTTTTAAAGAAAGCCAGCATGCGAAATCGGTAACGATCATTGAGGCCAGCCCAAATGAACCGGTTTCGGTTGAAGAAATTTTCTTACGGAGTGGTCGGCCGCTTGTTCGATGGGAAGCGACTGAAGGTATATCTCAAGTGTTTCGTTGGATTGACGAAGGGAAGGATGCAAAAGCCTGGCTGGATGTACGTATACATGTTCATGATGTACTTGACGGGCATACGATACATGCCTTGCGAAAAGCCCATCCTGGTATCATACATATTCATCCCGTTTTTCCTGAACAAGCAAAGAGTTCATTTGAGACAGCGAGAACATCACTGCCAATCGATGAGCTTTTTAAACAATTTTATCGCCAACAAACAGGTGGAGCGGAAGTAGACGAAGCGGTATTATCGCTCTTTATGGCGCTTGTTCAGAGAAACGATGCTGAAGAAGGGAAGGAGGATATTTATGAGGCCAGTACAACTGACCATTGAAGGGTTGAATAGCTTCCGTCAAAAACAATCGATTGATTTCACGGCGCTTTGTGAGGGAGGCGTATTTGGAATATTTGGCCCAACAGGGAGCGGAAAATCTTCTATCTTAGATGCAATGACGTTGGCGCTCTATGGAAAAGTAGAGCGTGCGGAGCACAATACTTATGGCATCATGAACATGAATGAAAATACGTTACAAGTGTCCTTTACATTTTGTTTAGAAAACGCAGAGCAGGCAAAAACGTATCGGGTAGAACGAAAATACAAGCGTACAGGAGAACAACGTATGCAGACGACGCTTTGTCGTTTGCTTGATGTGTCTTCTGATTCGCCTGTCGTTCTTTCTGATAAAGCAACGGATGTCAACGATCAAATCGAAAATCTTCTCGGTTTGACAAACGATGATTTTACAAGAGCCGTCGTCCTCCCGCAAGGAAAATTTGCTGAATTCCTTTCGCTGAAAGGGAGTGAGCGGAGACAAATGCTGCAGCGTTTGTTTCAGTTGCAGCAGTACGGGGACCAGTTAAATCAGAATGTGAAAAATAGTAAAGCAGAGACGCTTGCAGACTTAAAAGAAATGGATGCAGAGCTCTCAGGGATCGGGGATGCTTCCAGTGAAGCTGTTGCTACAGCAGAAAGTGCACTAAAGCAAGCAGAAAAAGTCGAGAATGAAGCTAGGCAAAACGTTGAAGCGGTTGAGAAGAGCATTGCTTTTGCGAAGCAGGTAAGAGAATGGCAGCAGGAGGAGCGTGTTGCCATTGCTAAAATTGAAGAGCTAAAAAAACAAGAAGAAGGCATGGCATCTATTCAGGAAAAATCGAATCGGGCTAAAGAGGCTGATACACTTAAGCCCCAGCTTGATACCCTGCTCGAAGCAAGAAAAGAAAAAACAGAGGCAACTCAAGCAAAAGCTGTAGCGGTTCAAGCCGAGGAGAAGGCGACAGCAGAGGTGGAAAAACACCAAGCGAGTTATGAGCAGGTCGAAAAAAACTATGCGGATGCGTATCCAAATCTATTACAAAGGCAACTGCGCTTAGAGAACGTGGCAGGGATTGAAGAGCGGCTCACTGAGTTAAAGGAACAACAAACTGAGCTCACTTCACAGTGCAAGACCTACGAAAAGGCATGTGCAGAATTACAGAAAGAGAACAAGGTATTTGCAGCCAAGCAAATTGCTGAGGAGGAGCAATCCGCCTTGCTTCACAAGCAGTTTGAAGAAGTGATGTCTAACATTCCGCCTGAGGATATTCTTCAATTCGTAAATGAGTACTATCCGCTTGCCTATGAGAAAAAGCAGGTTTTAGATCATAGAACAGAAGAATGGATTGAGGCGAAAAAAGAGGCTGTCCTTACTGAGCAAAAGCTACAAAAGGAACAAAAACAGGTTGAATCAATCACACATCAACTGCATGAAGTGGACAACCAATTGCAAAATCGTTTTATGGGCGCAACAGATCAATTAAGAGCATTAAAAACAGTGGTGCAAACGGTGCAGAAAAAAATAGATCAGATTGAATCGGAAGAGCAACGCCTACAGCAAGAAATCATGGCGAAAGAATTGGCAGAGACTTTACATCATGATCAACCTTGTCCGGTGTGCGGGTCTCATCATCACCCTGCCCCGGCAACAAGAGAAGTGGCAACGTCCAGAGCTGAACATGAGAAGAAGCAGTGGTCTACCGTTCTTCAGCAAATGACACAATTTCAAGAACGGTGGCAACAAGTCGTTCGCCGCTTGCAAGACTGCTCTGATCAACTGTCTCAAACCTTGCCAACTTTCGCGCGGAAAATTGCTGACGCGGAAGGTGTACATAAAAATTTGCCATCAATGGAGACGAAACTCACAGCTGTTGAGCTGCTTGAAGAACAGGCATTAAAGGAAGAAGAATCCCTTAAAAAAGAAGAAGCTGCTGTTGCCAAAAGCGCCCGACATCTTTATACCCTCATGCTGCAGTATACAGAAAGTCAAGCGAATGCTGCGGCTGCAAAAGAACAGCATCTAGCCGCGTTAAAACGTGTGGAGCATAAAGCGGACGAAAAGCATGATGCTGAACAAAGAAATAAAGAAGTGGAAACAGAGTGGACCTCTAGGTGTGGGAACTGGCTGCCACTGCGAAATTACGATCGAGCAAAAAAGGAAATGGACAGCAGGTTAGAAACGAAAGCTAAACTTGAAGCGTCTTTACATGAGAGCCACAAAAAGATTGAGTCGATGAAACAACAGCAAGCCGACAATCGCCATGCCCTAGAGAGGCACCAATTGAGCTTGCAATATCGTCAAGAGTCAAAGAGAAAGGTCGAAGCGGAAATCACTGAGGGAGAAGCGAAAATTAAAGCGGTACTTGATGGAGAAAACAATGTCAAAGAAGCACTTCAATCAATTGAAAACAAAATGAACGTCATGCATCACCACCGTAAAAAAGCTGAGCAAGCGTGCAACGAGGCAAGGCAAGCACAAGTAGAGGCAGATCAAAAATTGCAGCGCCACCGTGAATGGGAAAGACGGGCTCAAGCTCATGAAACTAACTTGCAGAAGCGTTTTGCCGAAGCGCTACAAGCGTCCTCTTTTCAATCTGAACGCGATGTGCAGCAAGCGATTGTCACGAATGAGCAAAAAAGCCTGTGGGATGATCAATTGACAGCATTTCATGAGGAATGGAAAGAAGCAAAGACGACGGTAGAGCGTCTGCGACAAAAAAGAGGCTCGTCCTTCGTTTCTGAAGAGGCATGGAATGAACTTCTTCGGGAAAAAGCATATTGGGGTGATCAATGGCGAAAAGCTGTTGAACATAAAGGGTTTTGTGATCAAGCGCTGTCCACGCTGCGTAAAAAGCACGATCGTTTTACACTGATCCAGCGCAAACGAAAGCAATGTCAGAGCGATTTTCAAAATCTCGAGACGCTTGAAAAAGTACTTAAGGGGAACAGCTTTGTTGAATTTATTGCTGAAGAGCAGTTAATGAATGTATGCATAGATGCTACAAGCCGACTGAGAGAGCTGACAAAAGGAAGGTATGCTGTTGAAGTGGACTCAGCTGGCGGCTTTGTCATTCGCGATGATTTAACGGTGGCAGTCGCAGACCTGTCTCATCCCTTTCAGGCGGAGAAGTGTTTATGACCTCTCTCGCCCTGGCCCTCGCTCTTTCTGCTCAAATTCAATTAAGAGGCACATACCCTTTACAATTTTTCTTTCTTGACGAAGGTTTTGGTACGCTAGATCAATCTATGCTCGATACTGTCGTATCAGCACTCGAAGGACTTCATGATGACAAGAGATCCATCGGCCTCATTAGTCATGTCCCTGAATTACAGGAGCGTCTAGTACGCAAACTGACGGTAAGTCCTCCTTCATTTGCGGGACAAGGGAGTATTGTCAAAGTCGAGGTGTAGCTTTATCTCAAAAAGACATTGTGAATTGTGTGGTCGTCGAGGTGTAGAGACGACAGTACATCATTTAATTCCAAGAGAAAAAGGTGGCACACATTTAGAAACGTCAGACGTTTGTAGACCGTGCCACCGGCAAATTCATGCTTTATTTACGAATGCTGAACTCGCTCATTCCTATCATACGATTGAATCACTTCGCTGCCATCCAGATATAGAAGCGTATATAAAGTGGATTCGTAAACAGCCTCCTACAACGTTGCCGCGAACTAGAACAGCGAATCGCCGTAAGAGAAAGCGTCGCTAACGTTTATGCATTCGACACGACATTTTGATCGACTGGATCCGCGTCAAACGTATTTGTCGAGGAAAGACCTGAGTTTTGAATCGAGAAGTCTCCTGTGATGTTCGAAGCTGCTCCATGATACGATTTTGATGTATGTTTTGGTGAAACATAAAACGAATCTCCAAAATTGACAACGCCACTACCGGCAGAGTTAAATTTGACGGCACCTACAATTGAAGGCATCAGACCCCTCCTTTATGGTCAAAGTATGCGCGCGATTGCTGTTCGGTGCGTACAGAATAAATTAGTCTGTTGACAAACGCTATTATCCGTCGGGGGTTGGCTCGTTCGTCTGCTCATGAACTAAGGCTTAATTCGCTTCTTCACGCGCCGTCGCGTCTAGTCTGCAAAGCGTTTCCGGGTAGTAAGTTATCCGTCATTGCTCGGCTCGTTCTATTCTTATGAGCGTTTTCACCCTTCGTCTGGCCATCCCTTTTATGCCAGAAGGAAGAGGTTGCAAGCATCAATTAACTCTTGGGAGCAGATCTCGAATATGCTTCACTCGGCTCTCCATTCTAACATGATGAGTAGATCCGATATGGACGACGGATGAAGCAGCTACACCGATGAAACGGATGCGTTGAACAGAAAGGTAAGGGGATGCCTGAATGCGACGCAGTTGGACGTTTGTTTCAGGCTGTGGATAAGGAAAAGGTTTCGTGAAAAACGAGTCGGTGAAATCCCCCTCGTTTCCAAAAAATATTTCTTCTTCTCGTTGTACGGCAATGGTTTGGCTGTTCGCCTGAATACGATACGAGTCACCAATTTGTGTGACGCTAGATGAGCTGACTGTAACAATTTGTATATTTTGAACAAGCGATGTACGGGTGTTCATCATTGAGGCGTTAGCGGCACGAAAGGACCAATAATTAATGATTCAGGCGGCGTGTCAAACATGGAGGACAGCACAAGTGTTTCAGCGTCACCAATTAGAAAAAGAGATGATGAAGAGACCGCACCTACCTCTATCGTCCCTTGTTTATTTTCATAATTGACAACTTCTATATTCATTCTGATTCCTCCTCTGATTGATGT
Protein-coding regions in this window:
- the addB gene encoding helicase-exonuclease AddAB subunit AddB; translated protein: MTLRLILGRSGQGKTSFIHNEIEQNVVDFPHRKTIIIVPDQMTHQTEYSLISRPQFPGMLGTEVLSFSRLALRIMQGTSGAEQPFINETGVHMLLRQCFEKVKDDLLVYHSSISKHGFIQDVYAFFQELKRYQMTADDVSAYEMSAEERADTWQGQRLLNKKINDLAKMYSGLEKALQGHYTDAEDLLRMAAEQLQLSSMFQDTHIYVDGFNEFTPLESQLLLALIKGSARFSIAFTMEGDPELPPEHSSMFRKTHAAVYKLLEEARSEGIAIEEPVKLHKSFYEDAGLRHLEAHLNTLPIQPFHQSTNISVRGAVSRRAEVEACAREILSLVRDEAYRYKDIAVISRDMDAYAHLLKNTFEELDIPFFIDQKRTMLSHPLIEYIRSALEVVETGWRYEAVFRCVKTGLLIEHCPTVDQLENHVLAYGIYGSKRWGQHWEYRRYRGATGGVQTDEEVQHENRLNTVRKQIYSRLIQLDDDLKKAKTVKERCIAVFEFLEQTEVVKTLEKLAEQDEDSGDMVKAREHQQAWQAIIDLFDQLVETSGQEGMSLSLFKEVTLSGLESLNFALVPPAVDQVIVATLDQSRVTGIQAAFVLGVNDGVLPLNVQESSLLSEEEREHLQEEGFSLAPSSRQRMADETFMAYTAFTKASAKLYVTYPLADEEGKTLMPSQWIARLNEMFPTTKSERIIVGDPSEDLPEAQMNYIVRPRQALSLLATQLSHAKRGYPVHDTWWAAYNFFMQHEEWQVLSRMILQSLFFENEAKRLTKETSRQLYGDKIQTSVSRMETFQACSFSHFSGYGLGLKERAVFRLGAPDIGELFHSAIKEMNVFLQNNKKSWSDLADKECEELASNTVEKLAPRIQKEILLSSSRHLYVLKKLKSIVSRTAMVLRSHQQQSGFVPFKNEVGFGPGEEIDSPIFTLSNGVKMQLVGRIDQVDIARTDQGPLLRVIDYKSSARGLSLAEVYYGLSLQMLVYLDVIVSEAVQWLDEKSALPAGMLYFHIHNPLVSGSYNDSRETIEEKVLEQFRMKGYMLADDTVASMMDQSVQQSEKSKIAPFKRKKDGGFDAYSSVISTENMTTLRKYARFLMKRIGLQITEGQTTISPYVYKNQTPCTYCAFKKVCQVDESLAENKARLLFPDKDANVIHHMIEQLGEEGGEENE
- the addA gene encoding helicase-exonuclease AddAB subunit AddA: MNEDFAPPLGSKWTKDQWQAIVDGGQSLLVSAAAGSGKTAVLVERIIQKVTNDEYPIDIDRMLVVTFTNAAAAEMKSRVASALEKELIKQPSSLHLRRQLLLVNRASISTLHAFCMKLVRQYHHITDIDPAFRIGDPTEMEFLQEEALEELLETEYGQEDNQAFFDLVDRYSADRHDIDVAQYIKRLYEFSRAHPWPFHWLQSLQEMYQHEGEGTIDDSMYGQVVLDAVQVKANSWEALLKEACLICGQDGGPASYLNQLETEVATIQAFNNACQHSWNKAAEISANSPFTRLPSIRKNDGVDEELKTAVTNIRNKIKKDWNDVYTTYFARKPDSYLDDLLKLAPVVGEFKRLVIKFHQRYEAKKQQRGVVDFSDLEHAALAILRAPESTPGKVIPSEAACSLSEFFEEVMVDEYQDTNLVQEALIELVSRQAQEKGNRFMVGDVKQSIYRFRLAEPTLFTEKYRLFSTEQGGKKIDLAMNFRSRASVLEATNVVFRQLMDEKVAGIAYDSSAELVAGLRGTYTENNHFSPELLVIDGADQAENVHIEDEETDKAVFEGRLIAQKIKSWVSRPDLYAVYDKDSDQSRPAQYRDIVILLRSMPWASAIMDTLREEGIPVYAELGGGYFDATEVSVMLSLLQIIDNPYQDIPLAGVLRSPIVGLDEELLANIRLVDRKSSFFEAVETYVSEGSDHALVTTLQLFLGRLKKWRKRATSLSVADLIYELYRDTGYIDFVGGLPGGKQRQANLRALYDRAKQYEDTSFRGLFRFLRFIEWMQERGDDLGVARALGEQEDVVRIMTIHKSKGLEFPFVLLAGLGRSFNRQDVKGKLLLHQHLGLGTQMIRPESRYRYPTLAQLAIIEQLKKEQIAEEMRVLYVAMTRAREKLCMIGTLNNAEKTIQAYELSAAMRHDGRLPEAVRVDAKAYIDWLYPALLPDQANEDPVVSVEVIPQSSLLKGKSSSAEKPFAFDTVQQGHAVEVDDVMSATVEARLTWKYGKLHLTKAKAKQTVTELKRKMDLTDEHMFDYDQMPMLQVPSVRSSSMERPRFMQDKQSSLTPAERGTALHAALQRINWQSIHTVSDVAKELEALVHKKQLTPEQRESLDAEKLFPFFEHPVIERIQRAKRVFEKFLSPMVFQLNSSASGMTKIRS
- a CDS encoding PD-(D/E)XK nuclease family protein, whose amino-acid sequence is MPFTYGLSAQLLGLGDDEDPIMIQGMIDIVWEEEDGWCLLDYKTDRILGRYENKAIGIQRLTEAYRRQIQLYCYALQQIWRTPVLQSYLYFMDVHEAIEVPEASVDEMFSSLIKGETR
- a CDS encoding exonuclease SbcCD subunit D — translated: MRILHTADWHLGKSLEGRDRMLEQEAFLQEILEIADDQQVDAILMAGDVFDTVNPSAAAETLFYNYALKMASPKRPLFVIAGNHDHPERLIAAKSIAESQGIYIWGPPVPTMASMPLGEKQELLQLAVLPYPSESRLASYLSKEIDEHALQQAYNEKVGALFRSLNASYQTDAVKIATSHLFAIGGRAEGVERPIEVGGAYTVETNQFPQQAQYVALGHLHRPQTLKGNPLARYSGSPLAYSFKESQHAKSVTIIEASPNEPVSVEEIFLRSGRPLVRWEATEGISQVFRWIDEGKDAKAWLDVRIHVHDVLDGHTIHALRKAHPGIIHIHPVFPEQAKSSFETARTSLPIDELFKQFYRQQTGGAEVDEAVLSLFMALVQRNDAEEGKEDIYEASTTDH
- a CDS encoding HNH endonuclease; the encoded protein is MCGRRGVETTVHHLIPREKGGTHLETSDVCRPCHRQIHALFTNAELAHSYHTIESLRCHPDIEAYIKWIRKQPPTTLPRTRTANRRKRKRR
- a CDS encoding spore germination protein, which codes for MPSIVGAVKFNSAGSGVVNFGDSFYVSPKHTSKSYHGAASNITGDFSIQNSGLSSTNTFDADPVDQNVVSNA
- a CDS encoding spore germination protein GerPE; the protein is MMNTRTSLVQNIQIVTVSSSSVTQIGDSYRIQANSQTIAVQREEEIFFGNEGDFTDSFFTKPFPYPQPETNVQLRRIQASPYLSVQRIRFIGVAASSVVHIGSTHHVRMESRVKHIRDLLPRVN
- a CDS encoding spore gernimation protein GerPD encodes the protein MNIEVVNYENKQGTIEVGAVSSSSLFLIGDAETLVLSSMFDTPPESLIIGPFVPLTPQ